The genomic DNA TGAGACGCCACGGGATATCAGTCTGGCTGACGGGACAGCtgtcatctacacacacacacaggtatcaGCTGACCCGGTGAAACTTTGATTCTGAAGCAAAAAGCTGCTCACCTGAGGTCTGGATGTAGCAGGTAGTGACCGATCTCCAGTGATCAATGAAGGAGTCCAGCAGGTCTACTGTGGGTTCTCTCTGAAGGAAAGGACAAACTGGTTCGGATTCTGGTTCTGGTCATGGTCTTAGTTAAAGGTCAGGGTAAGAATCACACTGAAGAAACTAGATGCTGAATGACAGCAGGAATCTCCTGGTTTGGAAGCAGGATGACAGGACTGGATTAGGGGAAATGGATCAGGATTCAGGGAACTAGATCAGGACTGGATCAGGAGAAATGGATCAGGATTCAGGGGACTAGATCAGGACTGGATCAGGAGAAATGGATCAGGATTCAGGGGACTAGATCCAAACTGGATCAGGGGAAATGGATCAGGATTCAGGGGACTAGATCAGGACTGGATCAGGAGAAATGGATCAGGATTCAGGGGACTAGATCCAAACTGGATCAGGGGAAATGGATCAGGATTCAGGAGACTAGATCAGGACTGGATCAGGGGAAATGGATAGGGATTCAGGGAACTAGATCAGGACTGGATCAGGAGAAATGGATCAGGATTCAGGGGACTAGATCAGGACTGGATCAGGAGAAATGGATCAGGATTCAGGGAACTACATCAGGACTGGATCAGGAGAAATGGATCAGGATTCAGGGAACTAGATCAGGACTGGATCAGGAGAAATGGATCAGGATTCAGGGGACTAGATCAGGACTGGATCAGGGGAAATGGATCAGGATTCAGGAGACTAGATCAGGACTGGATCAGGGGAAATGGATCAGGATTCAGGGAACTAGATCAGGACTGGATCAGGAGAAATGGATCAGGATTCAGGGAACTAGATCAGGACTGGATCAGGAGAAATGGATCAGGATTCAGGGAACTAGATCAGGACTgggtttaaataaaatgtttttttttattagtctCCATCTGAGACAAACATGTAAAACTTGAGGAAGACAAtcagtttgacctttgacctaacAAACCGGGTTAAGACTTTTGGCGCACACGTAAAGCAGCTCTCAGCTTACAGGTGAGCGCACCTGGACGTAAACAAACCAACCGTTTTCTCTCATCCAACTCGCCTGAGGTCCAGTTAGCCCTGGACCCCACTTGTCCCCTGGCCTGTCCCCGGTCGCGCGCTCGTGCTGTCCCACTACCTGTCCCCCACTGTCACTAACTTCGGCTTAAACAACTTTAACCGGAAGTAGCCAGAGAAATCTTCCTGCAGGAGCTAACTCACCGTCTCCAGCGCCTGCAGCAGCAAGCTGCTCAGTCTGCTGAACGTTTCCATCTTCACACTCCGACCCGGACCCGTTCGGCCCGGTTTACGGTGACTTTtggtgacgtaaacaaacaccccaGTCGATCAACCCGTCGGTCTACTTCCGGGCTGAGCTTTCAAAGTAAAACCACATAGACGTACGCACATAGACGTCTCATTTGCCATAGATATGcatatataaacactagatgtcTCGCCCCCGCTGTTCACCAATGGGATGCGACGTAGGCACGTGGCGGCCATCTTACTTCAGACAGCAGCCCCCTTTCTTGACATTGGGGTGTATGGTGCATGTGCTATTTAAACAACTCTAACTTGCTCAATTTTCAACCAATTTTCAAaaggtttgatttgttataaacACCAAAGATGTTTCTATGAAATAAGAAGGGTTTGGCCCAAAAAATTCCAGTTATTTCActccacaaagcatttaatctttcataaataacacatttaattgtAAGCTACAGTATACATAGCCTATTATTATATTATAcagatctattatctatctatctatctatctatctatctatctatctatctatctatctatctatctatctatctatctatctcactctcactctcatactcactcactcactcactcactcactcactcactcactcactccctgTGCCGGTAGCTCATTCCATACTTTTGGGGCAGCATGCAGCAAGGACCCTTTAGTACAACGTGAGACGAGTGGACCTTCTCTTGTGGATCTGACTTCCAGTCCTGGTTATGGAAGTCCACTCTTTAAGGTCTCATGTTTTTAGAAGACGTAGTGAAGTTATTTGTTGTATTTCAACAATTGCACAATCCTGGTCccagagggccggtatcctgcatgttttagtttgaactctgtttcaacacacctgatttcaatcagcaggtgattaacaggcttctgcagagcctgatgagctgctgcacagatgtttcaaccactgaatcaagcctgttggagcagaaaaaccacaaaacctgctggataccggccctccaggacaggattagacacccctgctttaagttCTGATGATCTAATTAGTAGCTCTGCTCTTCTTTGCAGGACTTTGGCTCCTGAAGTTCAGGATAAGAACTGACCCGTGCCCCAGACGGAGCAGCAGATCCTCTGTAAAAGTCCTGCAGGCTTTTTGAGTCCGCTGACCTCTCTTCTCCCAGGCACTTGTTCCGCATGTTTTAGTTCAGCCTTGAATGTGTCAGGAGCTGGGTGTGACACATGAGTGGGGGGAGGAGAAGACAGGTAAGGTTACATGTAGCACCACCTTCATCCTCCATTGCAGCTTGGACCCAGCTGAGCAGGACTTCTAACAGACGCTGAAGGTGAGTTTTTATTTTGTGATGAAAGTTCCGTCTGAACCAATGTGGAGGCAGACGTCAGCCCATCGTCGTATAATCTGTCCTCTTTCATCATTAATAAAACGTCTTTCTTCTCACCTATGATTACGGAAAGCATATATGTCACAAAGATGAGTGCATGCTACAGTCAGCTGGTTGGGCTTCCTGGGTTTTCACCTGCAGGTCTTCTCAGTCTGAGCACCAGCTGGACGCTTATCCCACCTTTTCCATCGGAGCTTCTTCTGCAGATCAGTTTCAGGTTTCACGGAAAAGACATCAGAGGACGGTAAACGATAAACAGCTGTTGTCTTTTGTCTTAACTCGCTCAGGTTACCCGCGATGACACGTAGACATAGACACACGTTTTCATCCTGAAATTGCTGATTCAATCTAACGATTTCATGTGATAAATACGATGAAGACATCCACACGATCCAAACGCCGCGGTGTCATGAAAGCTTCCGTGTAATCAAGTTGcagtaaaacacagaaacaaatgGAACAGAATTGTCCATTATTTAATAAAATACTTCGTTTAAAGTGAGAAAAGTTAAAATCTTTGCGTGATTAAAATAATTAACGCTGATGCGGAtctgaaaaagtcctaccaggtGAGAGGAGGAACTGGTTCTGCTCTGAGAAAGAGGAATGTTTTGACGTTGGTGATTTCAGGACGTTTCTCTCGCTGAAAGAGCTCGTTTGTTTCCTCTCAGCACATTTTTGATCTTCTCTTATTGTTATTTAAGAAAGATGATGCCGCCATAATAAAGAGGGTCCTCCTTAAAGGTTTTCTAAATGAGCAGTAGGATGGTTGGAGTCAGGTTCAGCTGCATCACCAGTGGTTACCGTGGTAACCAGGCCAACAGATACCAGTTTGCTTTACTGTAAAATCATCATCAGAGTTTCAAATAATCAATTTTGGCATCGGTTTCCACGGTAACCCACCTGTGCTGTGGTCAGATGGCAGGAGGAAGGAgtatgtggggcgacggtggcacaggagttaagtgctcgccccgtaaacggaaggttgcaggttcgagccccgctcagtctgtcgctgtcattgtgtccttgggcaagacacttaacccacgttgcctgctggtggtggtcggagggaccggtggcgccagtgctcggcagcctcgcctccgtcagtgcgccccagggcagctgtggctacattgtagctcatccaccggcgtgtgaatgtgtgtgtgaatgggtgaattactgattgtgttgtaaagtgccttggggggttccaggactctagccggcgctatatcaaatacaggccatgtaccATTTACCGTTTATTTGACAGATGATGTCTGTTCTGCCCCGCCCACCACAGGTGACATCATGGTGTACCATCCAGAGTTCGAGCGTGCAGGTAGGAAGGCTGGGCTTCAGGTGTGGCGTGTGGAGAACATGGACCTGGTTCCTGTTGCTGAGAGTCTGTATGGCCGGTTCTACACCGGAGACAGCTATTTGGTCCTGAAGAGCACCAGCAACCGCAGAGGAGACCTGCAGTACGACCTGCACTACTGGCAGGGTGAGGACGCGTGCAGCAGCATGCTGCAGCCCAACCTTGAAAAACTAAATACACAAGTTGAACCAAACAACAAGAGCAAACAAAACTGTTACAGAAACAAACGTAGCAAACAAAATCCACGACTGAGCTGATGTTCCAGAAGGGATTTCAACACAAAACTACTGATCAGTGATCAGGAACCAATAATCAGATGGACCTTACTCTGTGGTGCAGCACTACTCCTACATAACCGACATCAGTCGTTGGATTCATGTAGTTGTGAGACTCCCGAACACGTGATTCTGGTTCTGTTCTCTGATTGGCCGATTCTGCTTTAGGTGCCGAGTGCTCCATAGATGAAAGTGGAGCAGCAgccatttttgctgtccagatggaTGACTTCCTGAAGGGGGAGCCGATCCAGTACAGAGAGGTCCAAGGCTACGAATCGGCTACCTTCAGTGGGTACTTCAAAACGGGTCTCACATACATGGTGAGCACCGGGCCAGAACCGCCCGTTAAACCTGTCAGACAGCTTTGGTCCTGACCTCATCTTCTGTCTGCTGTCCTGCAGCAAGGGGGCGTGGCTTCAGGGTTCAAACATGTAAGGAGTAATGATGCAAAAGTGCAAAGGTTGCTGCAGGTCAAAGGCCGTCGTGTTGTCAGGGCAACAGAAGTTCCCGTCAGCTGGGAGAGTTTCAACAAAGGAGACAGTTTTATTCTGGATCTGGGACGGGTGAGACTCAGCTGGACAGTGCTGGCACCAGCTGGATCACACTGCAACTTTAACGTGGGCATGCATCCAACAGGTAGTCATCCAGTGGTCTGGTTGCCAAAGCAACGGGTTTGAGAAGCTGAAGGCTACGTTGGTAAGTGGTGACATCACTGCATGGCGCTGTAATGGCAGGGCATCACACGTTAGCTGATCAAATCCCTGGTTGGCAGGTTTCCAAGAGTATCCGTGACAACGAGAGGAGTGGCCGGGCTGAGCTCGTGATTGTTGATGAGGGGGCGGAGCCAACGAAGATGATAGAGGTTTTGATCCAAGCAAAACATTTTCTATTTGTACCACTACAAACCACaggatgtcacacacacacacacgcatgcacgcacgcacacacacacacacacacacacacatgcacgcacacacacacacacacacacacacacacacacacacacacacacacacacacacacacacacacacacacacacacacacacacacacacacacacacacacacacacgcacacgcacacgcgcacgcacgcacacacaacatTCCTGGTCTGGATTCCTGTTTCATCCTGTGATGCGTTCAGGTTCTGGGGGCCAAACCGGATCTTCCTGACTCATCTGGTGATGACACGCAGACAGATGTTTCCAACAGGAAGGGGGCGAAGCTTTATAAGGtcatgtcttcagctgcttttatctTATTaccatttttatttagttttatttcattttaaatctGTCATTTACTCTTTAAATGTGCTGTGGTCTCTCGTGTGAATGAATTCCCTGTGAGTCTCTCTGTGGGAAAAGAAGCTGACTTCTGTTTCTGGAGTAGAAGTTTGTCAGAGGGGTGGGAGGAGTCAGCATTACGAACCTTatgcattaatattcatgatatgcatgtTTCACCATGTCGACGAGTTGGtaacggttagcttccactagcctaGACGAGCTCTGCACTCTTCTTCTGGAGGGCAATCCCAAGCCAATGTGGGCGGAGCCATGAATATTCATTTTCCTTGTGACGTAGTAGAAACCAGCCTTTTCTGACCCGGTCATTCCCCCATCGGTTTCCTTCCTGTGACTGATGCAGGTGATGGGGGCTGAAGAGTGTTCAGCATGCATGTGGAACTCAGAGCGACCAATCGTGTTACTAATAGAAAAAGTTTTACACGGTTTCTCGGTGACTGACACCTTTCAGTGAAATGTCCTGTCGTACGTCTGCCTCTCAGATGTCCAACGCAAGTGGGGAGATGGAAGTAATCATCGTAGAGGAGCAGAGCCCATTCTCCCAGGATGCTTTGGAGTCGTCTGACTGCTTCATCCTTGACGACGGCGCCAACAGACAAATCTTAGTCTGGAAAGGTCCGACATCACATGTCCCAGAGTGGGATGGATCCCTGGGACAACAGAGGAATCTGATGAATTCATCTGCTGCTAAGGTATTCTCTGGTCCTGCCAGGGAAATGTAACACCATGACTCTGTGTGAAGGTTCAGAGGCAAACGGTGCTGAGCGTCAAGCTGGTCTGCAGAGCGCAGAGAAGTTCATCCAGCAGATGAACTATCCTCCACACActcaggtaaacacacacacacgcacacacacgctcactcacacgcacgcatgcacaaatgcacacacacacgcatgcacgaatgcatgcccacacacacacgcatgcacgaatgcatgcccacacacacacacgcacgcacgcaggaaTGCATGCCCCCACACACACGAAtgcatgcccacacacacacacacacaacgaatGCATGCACGAATGCAcacccacatacacacatgcatgcacgaatgcacgcccacacacacacacgactgcacgcacgtacatgcacacacacatgcacgaatgcatacacacacacacatgcacgcacgaatGTACGCCCACACACATACAcgaatgcacgcacgcacgcacacgcatgcatgaatgtgcacacacacgcacacacacgaatGCATACgtacatgcacgcgcacacacacacacgaatgcatacgcgcacgcacacacacgaatGCATACgtacatgcacgcgcacacacacacacgaatgcatacgcgcatgcacacacacacacacacacacacacacacacacacgcacacgcacgcacacacgcgcacgcacgcacacacacacacacacacacacacacacctttgcttTCATCCCTGCTGACACACCTTGTCACACTGTCTCCACCCACACCGACCTGCCTTTAGACAGATGTCCCTTCCTCGTCCAATCAATCATTCATCAATCAACAATCATCGTCTCTCCTCTCCAAATCAGCACTTTCAGTCAATGATCGAACTTACCGATAAATGAGACACTAATTATACCCAAGTTCTCGTAACTGCTACTGAAGCTCTTCCTTTGATGTTTGGTGTGGAATACAAAGCTTGTGGTCCAACTGATGTTTAACCAGCATTTCCTCTTCATCACCAAGGTGCTTTTTTTCCTCAGGTAAACTCGACCAGGTGAAGTCTCTAACATGGACCATAGGGTGGAGATCAGATTCAGGGCTGTGTTTTACAGCAGTACCAGAACCACTGCTGCTTTGGGTCCAGTTTTAGCTTCTGTGGTCCACAGCCCACTCACATGCCTCCAGAGCCCCTACCAACTTAACTCACCTGAGCAGGAACTCGTTACTGGTCTCAACACCTCCGTGTGTCACCTTTACGTGCTGCAATAATCCTTACTTTCAACCCCCTCAGGTCCAGGTCCTCCCACAGCACGGGGAGACTCCGCTGTTCAAACAGTTCTTTAAAAACTGGAGGGACTCCGAGGACACGGTCGGCATGGGAAACGCCTACGTCTCCAATAAAGTAGCAAAGATCAAAAAGGTAAGCGTGACAAGGACACAAGGGAGCGGTTGTAGCGCAGGGGTTAGGAGTTGGCTCTGTGACCAGTGGTTGCCAGTTTGAAACTAGTATATGTCCATGTtagtcttgtgtccttgggcaagacactcgctCTCCTTGCCTGCTGGAAGGACTGGCGACTCCGGTCAGTGTGCCCAGCCCctggggcagctgtagctaccatgtagctcatcaccatcaggctGTGAAGTTCTTTAGATTCCTCTGACTTGTTCCTATACAAGTCCAGGTCATTTACCATAAAAGGCCTACAGGTTTTATaaagggtctcatttataaagttGCTTACACACAACACGGGGTCTGAAAGATGAAAACGCGATCAACTTTACACAAACGCTGACGGGGAAACAGGCAGCGCAGCCGGTGAGACGGCAAaacggtaacacacacacacacacacacacacacacacacacacacacacacacacacacacacacacacacacacacacacacacacacacacacacacacacgcacacacacacgtctgtctttccatcatagtgaggaccctccattgacttccattcatttttgtgatttcaccatgcctgacccataccctaaccctaaccaacgcTGGTCttttcctaaccttaactaaaacttaatccaCACCATACCTCcaactggtatagtaagcttctaaaaaaagtgaggaccaaacaAATGTCCCCACTTTGTtgggaaaatggtcaaaatggtcctcagtatgtagtatgtacaagaacacacacacactcacacaatactcgcacgcacgtgcacacacacacgcacacgcacacgcacacgcacacgcacacacacacacacacacacacacacacgcaagcctgcacacaggcacatacacacaagcacgaacacacacatgcacacacacacacacatacagcaacgcacgctcacacacacgcacacacgcgcacgcacacgcacacacaatatcacacacacacacacacacacacaagcatgcacgcaggcacatacacacacgcacaaacacacacatgcacatacacacacacacacgcacaaacacacacacacgcacacacacacacacacacacacgcacaaacacacacacgcacacacacacacacgcacacacgcacacacacacacacgcacacacacacatacacacacacacgcacacacacacacacatacacacacacacgcacacacacgcacacgcacacacacgcacacacacacacacgcacacacacacaaacacacacacacacacacacacaagcacaaacacacacacgcacaaacacacacacgcacaaacacacacatgcacacacacacacgcacaaacacacacacgcacacacacacacatgcacacacacacacacacacacacgcacaaacacacacatgcacacgcatgcacaaaaacacgcgtacacacacacacacacacacgcacaaacacacacatgcacacacacacacacacacgcacaaacacacacatgcacacgcacgcacgaaaacatgcatacacacacacacacacaagcacatgcaCGCACGAAAATACACATGAAATGTAATGaaaacacgcatacacacacacgcatacagcaacgcacgctctcacacacacacacatgcacacgcttaTGTACGCAcgaaaacacgcacgcacacacacacgtattcacacagacacacacgcacgcacacacacacgtattcacacagacacacacacacacacacgcacgcacacacacactggtcttTAACTTCTCTAACTGGACAGGTGCCTTTTGATGTATCAAAGCTTCACCAGTCAGAGTCCATGGCAGCCCAGTATGGGATGGTGGACCGAGGAGATGGAGAGAAACAGGTGAGCTGGATTCCATCTTCATTATTATCGTTTGATCTCAGGTAACATTGCTAACCGGTTGCAACCTGTCACAAGAAACTAGAAGGCACATCTCCCAGTGAAGGAACGTGTTTTTCTGCCAGTTTAATAAGAATCCCAGAAATGGAACACAGTCGGAACACACCAAAGAAGTTTAATACGAAATTCAAATGAAAGCTTCTTTTTGCAGATCTGGCAAGTGAAAGGATCTGATAAAGTTCCAGTGGATCAGAGATCCTTCGGTCAGTTTTACGGAGGCGACAGCTACATCATCCAGTATCAGTATCAGCACAGTGGGAGACAAGGTCACATCATCTACATATGGTGAGACGTCAGCTCGGCTGCATCCGTGTCCTTATCCAACATGGACAGGGTCTCTCTATCCCTGACCATGCTTACTTGGCAAAAggcatttcattcattcattcattcattggcagcCTAACCTTACAGATGCTTTTCTTCATCAGGCAGGGGGCGGAGTCTAGTAAGGACGAAATTGGGGCGTCGGCCATACTGGCCATCCAGATGGATGATGAACTGGGAGGAGGTGCTGTTCAGGTACAGGAACTGGGAACCCTGGTCTTGGCTCTGTCAAGATTTCTAGACCCTTCCCGTCTGAGCTTCACTCCCAGGGATCTGTCTGCATA from Nothobranchius furzeri strain GRZ-AD chromosome 10, NfurGRZ-RIMD1, whole genome shotgun sequence includes the following:
- the LOC107386209 gene encoding gelsolin isoform X1 is translated as MVYHPEFERAGRKAGLQVWRVENMDLVPVAESLYGRFYTGDSYLVLKSTSNRRGDLQYDLHYWQGAECSIDESGAAAIFAVQMDDFLKGEPIQYREVQGYESATFSGYFKTGLTYMQGGVASGFKHVRSNDAKVQRLLQVKGRRVVRATEVPVSWESFNKGDSFILDLGRVVIQWSGCQSNGFEKLKATLVSKSIRDNERSGRAELVIVDEGAEPTKMIEVLGAKPDLPDSSGDDTQTDVSNRKGAKLYKMSNASGEMEVIIVEEQSPFSQDALESSDCFILDDGANRQILVWKGSEANGAERQAGLQSAEKFIQQMNYPPHTQVQVLPQHGETPLFKQFFKNWRDSEDTVGMGNAYVSNKVAKIKKVPFDVSKLHQSESMAAQYGMVDRGDGEKQIWQVKGSDKVPVDQRSFGQFYGGDSYIIQYQYQHSGRQGHIIYIWQGAESSKDEIGASAILAIQMDDELGGGAVQVRVVQGKEPAHLMSLFGGRPMVIYKGGASRNDGQSERAETRLFQVRANPAGDTKAVEVDPSSSCLNSSDVFLLVSSSASWMWKGKSSSLAEVKGAEYLAGILQVTPTQLEEGEEEDAFWESLGGKSDYCQVPRINNKIDAHPPRLFACSNKTGRFQMEEVPGELTQDDLAPDDVMILDTWAQVSLCCHHRDRRTLLNVLICRVLPQVFVWIGKEAQEEEKMEAAASAVRYMEADPAARDPRTPIVTVKQGSEPPTFTGWFLGWNHEFWNIDPLKRLMQSL
- the LOC107386209 gene encoding gelsolin isoform X2 gives rise to the protein MVYHPEFERAGRKAGLQVWRVENMDLVPVAESLYGRFYTGDSYLVLKSTSNRRGDLQYDLHYWQGAECSIDESGAAAIFAVQMDDFLKGEPIQYREVQGYESATFSGYFKTGLTYMQGGVASGFKHVRSNDAKVQRLLQVKGRRVVRATEVPVSWESFNKGDSFILDLGRVVIQWSGCQSNGFEKLKATLVSKSIRDNERSGRAELVIVDEGAEPTKMIEVLGAKPDLPDSSGDDTQTDVSNRKGAKLYKMSNASGEMEVIIVEEQSPFSQDALESSDCFILDDGANRQILVWKGSEANGAERQAGLQSAEKFIQQMNYPPHTQVQVLPQHGETPLFKQFFKNWRDSEDTVGMGNAYVSNKVAKIKKVPFDVSKLHQSESMAAQYGMVDRGDGEKQIWQVKGSDKVPVDQRSFGQFYGGDSYIIQYQYQHSGRQGHIIYIWQGAESSKDEIGASAILAIQMDDELGGGAVQVRVVQGKEPAHLMSLFGGRPMVIYKGGASRNDGQSERAETRLFQVRANPAGDTKAVEVDPSSSCLNSSDVFLLVSSSASWMWKGKSSSLAEVKGAEYLAGILQVTPTQLEEGEEEDAFWESLGGKSDYCQVPRINNKIDAHPPRLFACSNKTGRFQMEEVPGELTQDDLAPDDVMILDTWAQVFVWIGKEAQEEEKMEAAASAVRYMEADPAARDPRTPIVTVKQGSEPPTFTGWFLGWNHEFWNIDPLKRLMQSL